A genome region from Deinococcus depolymerans includes the following:
- a CDS encoding class I SAM-dependent methyltransferase, producing the protein MTSRPKQKIRFNRPTGAAPSPATGGRPAAPAAPYADVRPARLPEKLDRLTVLTKPGVRGFPDVDAAQALLAQTMRRDRVRGDVLDLSAMGGLIGALDSVKLRAVEGSAAALKVLQAAGLDAHAAIPGDPLTERWPDRARTVCVVLAGDRGNAYAEAQVAWAHACTPPGGTLYIAGDRDKGFDRYVRAAGKAFGSGETIARDGGMRVAKLVRRPGPTPPQPEPETFEAFGVSVVGLPGVFSAGKPDKATTLMLGALDALDLTGLDVLDLGCGTGIIGAWAARRGANVTLVDGDLQSVRSAQATLAASGLSGEAIHSDVDAELGERTFDVILTNPPFHVGRGVVLDVAREFIAAAARRLRPGGTLHLVANDPLPYEADLGLIGPVRETLREAGFKVLSVTRP; encoded by the coding sequence GTGACGAGCAGGCCCAAGCAGAAGATCAGATTCAACCGACCCACCGGGGCCGCCCCCTCTCCCGCGACGGGCGGCCGTCCGGCCGCCCCGGCCGCGCCGTACGCGGACGTGCGGCCCGCCCGGCTGCCCGAGAAACTCGACCGACTGACCGTCCTGACCAAACCCGGCGTGCGCGGCTTCCCCGACGTGGACGCCGCGCAGGCGCTGCTGGCGCAGACCATGCGTCGCGACCGGGTGCGCGGCGACGTGCTGGACCTGAGCGCCATGGGCGGCCTGATCGGCGCGCTCGACAGCGTGAAGCTGCGCGCCGTGGAAGGCAGCGCCGCTGCCCTGAAGGTCCTGCAGGCCGCCGGACTGGACGCCCACGCCGCCATTCCCGGCGACCCCCTGACCGAACGCTGGCCCGACCGCGCCCGGACCGTGTGCGTCGTGCTGGCCGGGGACCGCGGCAACGCCTACGCCGAGGCGCAGGTCGCCTGGGCGCACGCCTGCACGCCGCCCGGCGGGACGCTGTACATCGCCGGGGACCGCGACAAGGGCTTCGACCGGTACGTGCGCGCCGCCGGGAAGGCCTTCGGGTCCGGCGAGACCATCGCCCGTGACGGCGGGATGCGCGTGGCGAAACTCGTGCGCCGCCCCGGCCCCACGCCCCCGCAACCCGAACCCGAGACCTTCGAGGCCTTCGGCGTGAGCGTCGTCGGCCTGCCCGGCGTGTTCAGCGCCGGGAAGCCCGACAAGGCGACTACCCTGATGCTCGGCGCGCTGGACGCCCTGGACCTGACGGGTCTGGACGTACTGGACCTGGGCTGCGGGACCGGCATCATCGGCGCTTGGGCCGCGCGGCGCGGCGCGAACGTCACGCTGGTCGACGGCGACCTGCAGAGTGTGCGCAGCGCGCAGGCGACCCTGGCCGCGTCCGGCCTGAGCGGCGAGGCGATCCACTCGGACGTGGACGCCGAACTGGGCGAACGGACCTTCGACGTGATCCTCACCAACCCGCCCTTCCACGTGGGGCGGGGCGTGGTGCTGGACGTGGCCCGCGAGTTCATCGCGGCCGCCGCCCGCCGCCTGCGTCCCGGCGGCACGCTGCACCTCGTCGCCAACGACCCCCTGCCGTACGAGGCGGACCTGGGCCTGATCGGCCCGGTCCGCGAGACGCTGCGCGAGGCAGGATTCAAGGTCCTGTCGGTCACGCGCCCCTGA
- the rpoD gene encoding RNA polymerase sigma factor RpoD: MKTEDAPAEAAPKKPARKAAEPKAAKPKKTADAPAAPARTPGKVTSRAAKPAPKAAAPAKGGVAEKPYYAHASIQELLKAGRAAGVLASEDIATALAAALEAAGLDPESPDAFEDMQLYLASINIEVQDLEEDDDEEDAEAEDGPVAAAAQDDDEEKYFDDMPRAVSNDPVRQYLHEIGRVPLLTLEEEIALARRIEEGEEARKILDEDLELDDRGRRRLMRQMEDGAAARQGLIEANLRLVVSIAKKYTGRGLGFLDLIQEGNQGLIRAVEKFEYRRRYKFSTYATWWIRQAINRAIADQARTIRIPVHMVETINKLTRTARQLQQELSREATYEEIAEAMGPGWDANKVEEVQKVSQEPVSLETPIGDEKDSFYGDFIPDENLDSPVENAAKTLLSEELEKALSKLTEREAMVLKFRKGLVDGREHTLEEVGQRFSVTRERIRQIENKALRKLKYHESRTRKLRDFLD, encoded by the coding sequence GTGAAGACCGAGGACGCCCCGGCCGAGGCCGCGCCCAAGAAACCCGCGCGCAAGGCGGCGGAACCCAAGGCGGCCAAACCCAAGAAGACCGCCGACGCTCCGGCCGCCCCGGCCCGCACGCCCGGCAAGGTCACGTCCCGCGCCGCGAAACCCGCGCCGAAAGCGGCCGCGCCCGCCAAGGGCGGCGTCGCCGAGAAACCCTACTACGCGCACGCCAGCATTCAGGAACTCCTGAAGGCGGGCCGCGCGGCCGGCGTGCTCGCCAGCGAGGACATCGCCACCGCCCTGGCCGCCGCGCTCGAAGCGGCGGGCCTGGATCCCGAGAGCCCCGACGCCTTCGAGGACATGCAGCTGTACCTGGCGTCCATCAACATCGAGGTGCAGGACCTCGAGGAGGACGACGACGAGGAGGACGCCGAGGCGGAGGACGGCCCGGTCGCGGCTGCCGCGCAGGACGACGACGAGGAGAAATACTTCGACGACATGCCGCGCGCCGTGTCGAACGACCCGGTCCGCCAGTACCTGCACGAGATCGGCCGCGTGCCCCTGCTGACCCTCGAAGAGGAGATCGCGCTCGCCCGCCGCATCGAGGAGGGCGAGGAAGCCCGCAAGATCCTCGACGAGGACCTCGAACTCGACGACCGGGGCCGCCGCCGCCTGATGCGTCAGATGGAGGACGGCGCCGCCGCCCGCCAGGGCCTGATCGAGGCCAACCTGCGCCTCGTGGTGTCCATCGCCAAGAAGTACACCGGGCGCGGCCTGGGCTTCCTGGACCTGATCCAGGAAGGCAACCAGGGCCTGATCCGCGCGGTCGAGAAGTTCGAGTACCGCCGACGCTACAAGTTCAGCACGTACGCCACGTGGTGGATCCGTCAGGCCATCAACCGCGCCATTGCCGACCAGGCGCGCACCATCCGCATTCCCGTGCACATGGTCGAGACGATCAACAAACTGACCCGCACCGCCCGGCAGCTGCAGCAGGAACTGTCGCGCGAGGCGACGTACGAGGAGATCGCCGAGGCGATGGGACCCGGCTGGGACGCCAACAAGGTCGAGGAGGTGCAGAAGGTCAGCCAGGAACCCGTGTCGCTGGAAACCCCGATCGGTGACGAGAAGGACTCCTTCTACGGCGACTTCATCCCGGACGAGAACCTCGACAGCCCGGTCGAGAACGCCGCCAAGACCCTCCTGAGCGAGGAACTGGAAAAGGCGCTGAGCAAACTGACCGAGCGCGAGGCGATGGTCCTGAAGTTCCGCAAGGGCCTCGTGGACGGCCGCGAGCACACCCTGGAGGAGGTCGGCCAGCGCTTCAGCGTCACCCGTGAACGCATCCGCCAGATCGAGAACAAGGCGCTGCGCAAACTGAAGTACCACGAGAGCCGCACCCGCAAGCTCCGCGACTTCCTGGACTGA
- a CDS encoding DUF4129 domain-containing protein — translation MLNAASVGAPAPPRTAFGLALLPLCLAGLLPLWTVAALCGLFALGVRWPAWAQARVLGTQLLIGLGMLSGLPGGLGDGAALVRLAALYLLASLGGFALSFAAHALEDGRRRALLVPLTLGLLAPQVGVPLALLGGALARPGPDARRAPLTPPEHTRRWWGALALAALPLLLLALLLPTPAAGPGSRDVAGPAPVSGAAPDASTPGPGPSSGIGTAGAALHPFQPPVTLNLGQAGLPVELMLLGGLLLAGAALGVPALRRARGQPPHPAEWLIVAGLLLTGLLWVVAAVLLYLGDSGAPAALGPAAGEAPGGAGGPGGAGGPDGGRVIDLSWLLPTLVWATLALVLALAGALLWLRRQGAPDPALPADLPQAPADAPATRAAPTHRVREAYRAAQTALGTAGWPRAAAETPAAYAARLGALHPPLAAPLATLTTAYEPVRYGGRLTDEDAAQAEQAADLLTRTLPTLPPAPTEDTP, via the coding sequence ATGTTGAACGCCGCGTCCGTGGGCGCCCCCGCCCCGCCCCGCACGGCCTTCGGGCTGGCCCTGCTGCCGCTATGTCTGGCGGGACTGCTGCCACTCTGGACAGTGGCGGCCCTGTGCGGGCTGTTCGCGCTGGGTGTCCGCTGGCCCGCGTGGGCACAGGCGCGCGTGCTGGGCACGCAACTGCTGATCGGGCTGGGGATGCTTTCCGGCCTGCCCGGCGGTCTGGGCGACGGGGCGGCGCTGGTGCGGCTGGCCGCGCTGTACCTGCTGGCCAGCCTGGGCGGGTTCGCCCTGAGCTTCGCCGCGCACGCCCTGGAGGACGGTCGCCGCCGCGCCCTGCTCGTGCCGCTGACCCTGGGGCTGCTGGCCCCGCAGGTGGGCGTGCCCCTGGCCCTGCTGGGCGGCGCGCTGGCCCGCCCCGGTCCGGACGCCCGCCGCGCCCCGCTGACCCCGCCGGAGCACACGCGCCGCTGGTGGGGCGCCCTGGCGCTGGCTGCCCTGCCCCTGCTGCTGCTGGCCCTGCTGCTGCCCACGCCCGCCGCCGGGCCGGGCAGCCGGGACGTGGCCGGCCCCGCGCCCGTCAGCGGCGCGGCCCCCGACGCGTCCACTCCAGGCCCCGGCCCGTCCTCCGGCATCGGGACGGCCGGAGCGGCGCTGCACCCCTTCCAGCCGCCCGTGACCCTGAACCTGGGCCAGGCGGGCCTGCCGGTGGAACTCATGCTGCTGGGCGGCCTGCTGCTGGCCGGCGCGGCGCTGGGTGTGCCGGCCCTGCGCCGCGCCCGTGGGCAGCCTCCGCATCCGGCCGAGTGGCTGATCGTGGCGGGCCTGCTGCTCACAGGACTGCTGTGGGTGGTGGCGGCCGTCCTGCTGTACCTGGGCGACTCGGGCGCCCCGGCGGCGCTCGGGCCGGCCGCCGGGGAAGCGCCGGGCGGCGCAGGTGGCCCGGGCGGGGCGGGCGGCCCGGACGGGGGGCGCGTGATCGACCTGTCCTGGCTGCTGCCCACGCTCGTCTGGGCGACGCTGGCGCTGGTGCTCGCGCTGGCCGGGGCGCTGCTGTGGCTACGCCGTCAGGGCGCCCCGGACCCGGCCCTGCCCGCCGACCTGCCGCAGGCACCCGCCGATGCGCCCGCCACCCGCGCCGCTCCCACCCACCGGGTCCGCGAGGCGTACCGCGCCGCGCAGACCGCCCTGGGCACTGCCGGCTGGCCCCGAGCGGCCGCCGAGACGCCCGCCGCGTACGCCGCCCGCCTGGGCGCACTGCACCCCCCGCTGGCCGCGCCACTCGCCACCCTGACCACCGCCTACGAACCCGTCCGCTACGGTGGCCGCCTGACCGACGAGGACGCCGCGCAGGCCGAACAGGCCGCCGACCTCCTGACCCGCACGCTGCCCACCCTGCCCCCCGCCCCCACCGAGGACACCCCATGA
- a CDS encoding MoxR family ATPase, giving the protein MTQTLTPTPSAPAPTPDFARAVLENVARVLVGKEDVTRLALAGILAGGHVLLEDAPGTGKTMLARALAVSLGLDFQRVQFTPDLLPGDVTGVSVFRPQSGTFEFVPGPVFTGVLLADEINRATPRTQSALLEAMGEGQVTESGVTRPLPAPFVVIATQNPIENEGTYRLPEAQLDRFLLRLSVGYPTHEEEVRMLARLQTQHPIATLGAVTTPAALLHAQAQVRAVFVAPEVQAYLARLSARTRTHPSVTLGAGPRASLALQGVAQALAWLAGRPFVTPDDVQAAAPGVLAHRLSLRIEARLQGVPDREIVREILMAEPVPAELSPNSAR; this is encoded by the coding sequence ATGACCCAGACCCTGACCCCCACCCCTTCCGCCCCCGCCCCCACACCGGACTTCGCCCGCGCCGTCCTGGAGAACGTCGCCCGCGTGCTGGTCGGCAAGGAGGACGTGACCCGCCTCGCGCTGGCCGGCATCCTGGCCGGCGGGCACGTCCTGCTGGAGGACGCGCCGGGCACCGGCAAGACCATGCTGGCCCGCGCCCTAGCCGTCAGCCTGGGCCTGGACTTCCAGCGGGTGCAGTTCACGCCGGACCTGCTGCCGGGCGACGTGACGGGCGTCAGCGTGTTCCGCCCGCAGAGCGGCACCTTCGAGTTCGTGCCCGGCCCGGTCTTCACCGGGGTGCTGCTGGCCGACGAGATCAACCGCGCCACGCCCCGCACGCAGTCCGCGCTCCTTGAGGCGATGGGGGAGGGGCAGGTCACGGAATCCGGCGTGACCCGCCCGCTGCCCGCGCCGTTCGTGGTGATCGCCACGCAGAACCCCATCGAGAACGAGGGCACCTACCGCCTGCCGGAAGCGCAGCTGGACCGCTTCCTGCTGCGCCTGTCGGTCGGGTACCCCACCCACGAGGAGGAGGTGCGGATGCTCGCCCGCCTCCAGACCCAGCATCCCATCGCCACGCTGGGGGCCGTCACCACGCCCGCCGCGCTGCTGCACGCCCAGGCGCAGGTGCGCGCCGTGTTCGTCGCGCCCGAGGTGCAGGCCTACCTCGCGCGCCTGAGTGCCCGCACCCGCACGCACCCCAGCGTCACCCTGGGGGCCGGGCCGCGCGCCAGCCTCGCGCTGCAGGGCGTCGCGCAGGCGCTCGCGTGGCTGGCCGGGCGGCCGTTCGTCACGCCGGACGACGTGCAGGCCGCCGCGCCCGGCGTACTCGCCCACCGCCTGAGCCTGCGGATCGAGGCGCGGCTCCAGGGCGTGCCCGACCGTGAGATCGTCCGCGAGATCCTGATGGCCGAACCCGTCCCCGCCGAACTCAGCCCCAATTCCGCCCGGTGA
- a CDS encoding DUF58 domain-containing protein, translated as MTTLTVSLTAALPWLLLIGAVLAALWWGSRRPPGVTVERLVPATGFEGTRVPLTVRVKLRSRRPLRVLLDDPTPRGVVPDVTPELSVRLLGHAPHDLTTTLTLNRRGAHDWPGGTLRWADPLGLFWHSAPLPGPPTTLDVFPGTHGLILPDLLRPLLSEGTLTRRVGLDDPLSLRGVRDYVPGDPPGRVHWRLSARTGTLTVREPERTAASSLTVFVDTSSGGEVFVDSAARLAASLVREAAGLGLPVAAATRATLSPSGRDPLSMQAALRLLARLAPDSAPPRLPPTRSGGNLILLTASPGPDLLTQALHARATAARVSIVALPEGYYLEPGESPRRQWTGLPDAVRDLERRAAALAGAGIQVVVLRGNQSVLTLAHGHAPGGGSMQTI; from the coding sequence GTGACGACCCTGACCGTTTCCCTGACCGCCGCGCTGCCCTGGCTGCTGTTGATCGGCGCGGTCCTGGCCGCCCTGTGGTGGGGCTCGCGCCGCCCGCCCGGCGTCACCGTGGAACGCCTCGTGCCCGCCACGGGCTTTGAGGGCACCCGCGTTCCCCTGACCGTGCGCGTCAAGCTGCGCAGCCGCCGCCCCCTGCGCGTCCTGCTGGACGACCCCACGCCGCGCGGCGTGGTGCCCGACGTGACGCCCGAACTCAGCGTGCGCCTGCTCGGACACGCGCCGCACGACCTGACCACCACCCTCACCCTCAACCGGCGCGGCGCGCACGACTGGCCCGGCGGGACGCTGCGCTGGGCCGATCCGCTCGGTCTGTTCTGGCACTCCGCGCCGCTGCCCGGCCCGCCCACCACGCTGGACGTCTTTCCCGGCACGCACGGCCTGATCCTGCCGGACCTGCTGCGCCCCCTGCTCTCGGAAGGCACCCTGACCCGCCGCGTCGGCCTGGACGACCCGCTGAGCCTGCGCGGCGTGCGCGATTACGTGCCCGGCGACCCGCCCGGCCGGGTCCACTGGCGCCTGAGTGCCCGCACCGGCACCCTGACCGTCCGCGAACCCGAACGCACCGCCGCCAGCAGCCTGACCGTGTTCGTGGACACCAGCAGTGGCGGCGAGGTCTTCGTGGACAGCGCCGCCCGCCTCGCCGCCAGCCTCGTCCGGGAGGCCGCCGGCCTGGGCCTGCCCGTCGCGGCCGCCACCCGCGCCACCCTGAGCCCCAGCGGCCGCGACCCGCTGTCCATGCAGGCCGCCCTGCGGCTCCTGGCCCGCCTCGCCCCGGACAGCGCCCCGCCGCGCCTGCCGCCCACCCGCAGCGGCGGGAACCTGATCCTGCTGACCGCCAGCCCCGGCCCGGACCTGCTGACCCAGGCCCTGCACGCCCGCGCGACCGCCGCCCGCGTCAGCATCGTCGCGCTGCCCGAGGGCTACTACCTGGAACCCGGCGAGAGCCCCCGCCGCCAGTGGACCGGCCTGCCCGACGCGGTCCGCGACCTCGAACGCCGCGCCGCCGCGCTGGCCGGGGCCGGCATTCAGGTCGTGGTGCTTCGCGGCAACCAGAGCGTCCTGACCCTGGCCCACGGTCACGCGCCGGGTGGAGGCAGCATGCAGACGATATGA
- a CDS encoding M-like protein translates to MTDDKRHDATHTHPDGSEIRNVDLQFMGHADEQKELAAAVDAESKAPGEYVERGMDKQDVASAQSMDASDPPSTNMGEQD, encoded by the coding sequence ATGACCGACGACAAACGCCACGACGCCACCCACACCCACCCGGACGGCAGCGAGATCCGCAACGTCGACCTTCAGTTCATGGGCCACGCCGATGAGCAGAAGGAACTCGCAGCGGCGGTGGACGCCGAGAGCAAGGCGCCGGGCGAGTACGTCGAACGCGGCATGGACAAGCAGGACGTCGCCTCCGCGCAGAGCATGGACGCCAGCGATCCCCCCAGCACCAACATGGGCGAGCAGGACTGA
- a CDS encoding lipid-A-disaccharide synthase-related protein: MTTDLPVFPAPQPGALFISNGTAEDLIGAAIAARLRGQVRLTCAPLVGSGAPYARAGVRRIGRTLPLPSGGFPLGSVSNLAADLKAGLIRGSLGQWRDAARGARDAQVVVVVGDAYALMVGTLAAQRGRARLVHVQPLLSAQYLDGLSLRGTLAELNALGANRPMEYELALARRADAVFVRDAATARHYARRGVPATFAGSFAMDVLPAPEGPLPLDGRPVLALLPGSREDHRESLPLMLRAAAHLPGWQALVAWSHGWDDLTLPGGWTFQQHLDGQGEVTDGTVRVQVLRGAFGAVAHAAQVAIGTAGTANEQLAGLGVPVVAFPTRGPQFTEGFARRQGRLLGRALTVVPAEVQAVARAVERVTRPEALARAALDGMTRIGPAGALPRVAARILELAADSSH, translated from the coding sequence GTGACCACCGACCTCCCCGTTTTCCCCGCCCCGCAGCCCGGCGCGCTGTTCATTTCCAACGGAACCGCCGAGGACCTGATCGGCGCGGCCATCGCCGCCCGCCTGCGCGGGCAGGTCCGGCTGACCTGCGCGCCACTGGTGGGCAGCGGCGCCCCCTACGCGCGGGCCGGCGTGCGCAGGATCGGGCGGACCCTGCCGTTGCCCAGCGGCGGGTTCCCGTTGGGGAGCGTCAGCAACCTTGCGGCGGACCTGAAGGCCGGTCTGATCCGCGGGTCGCTGGGCCAGTGGCGGGACGCGGCGCGCGGCGCGCGGGACGCGCAGGTGGTCGTGGTGGTGGGGGACGCCTACGCCCTGATGGTCGGGACGCTCGCAGCGCAGCGGGGCAGGGCGCGGCTGGTACACGTGCAGCCACTGCTGAGCGCGCAGTACCTGGACGGCCTGAGCCTGCGCGGCACCCTGGCGGAACTGAACGCGCTGGGCGCCAACCGCCCCATGGAGTACGAGCTGGCCCTGGCCCGCCGGGCAGACGCGGTGTTCGTGCGGGACGCCGCCACCGCCCGCCACTACGCCCGGCGGGGTGTTCCGGCCACGTTCGCCGGGAGTTTCGCCATGGACGTCCTGCCAGCACCCGAGGGGCCGCTGCCGCTGGACGGCCGGCCGGTGCTGGCGCTCCTGCCCGGCTCCCGTGAGGATCACCGGGAGAGCCTGCCGCTGATGCTGCGGGCCGCCGCGCACCTGCCAGGCTGGCAGGCGCTGGTCGCGTGGTCGCACGGCTGGGACGACCTGACGCTGCCCGGCGGCTGGACCTTCCAGCAACACCTGGACGGACAGGGTGAGGTCACGGACGGAACGGTGCGGGTGCAGGTGCTGCGCGGCGCGTTCGGGGCAGTCGCGCACGCCGCCCAGGTGGCCATCGGCACGGCCGGGACCGCGAACGAGCAACTCGCGGGTCTGGGCGTTCCGGTCGTGGCGTTCCCGACGCGCGGACCGCAATTCACGGAGGGCTTCGCGCGGCGGCAGGGCCGCCTGCTTGGCCGCGCCCTGACCGTCGTTCCGGCGGAAGTGCAGGCCGTCGCCCGGGCCGTGGAGCGGGTGACCCGCCCGGAGGCGCTGGCCCGCGCGGCACTTGATGGAATGACCCGTATCGGTCCGGCCGGCGCACTCCCGAGGGTCGCGGCCCGCATCCTGGAACTGGCGGCTGACAGCTCTCACTGA
- the ftsZ gene encoding cell division protein FtsZ — translation MQAARIRVIGLGGAGNNAVNRMIESGLEGVEFIAGNTDAQVLAKSHAEIRIQLGDRLTRGLGAGADPEVGEKAALEDRERIKEYLEGTDMLFITAGMGGGTGTGSAPVVAEIAREMGILTVAIVTRPFKFEGPKRLRVAEEGISKLAARVDGMIVVNNEKLLTAVDKKVSFREAFLIADRVLYYGVKGISDVINVEGMINLDFADVRNLLAGSGTVLMGIGAGRGEKVAEEAAMSAIHSPLLERGIEGARRILVNVTGSYDLSMTDANEIVEKIREATGFDEPDILFGITPDEAAGDEVRVTVIATGFNEVPVTVAGGMRASVIDTIVKPVRGSSYDPKDYDIPAFLRNIDQ, via the coding sequence ATGCAAGCGGCCAGAATTCGCGTGATTGGCTTGGGCGGGGCGGGCAACAACGCCGTCAACCGCATGATTGAATCCGGACTCGAAGGTGTCGAGTTCATCGCCGGGAATACGGACGCTCAGGTGCTGGCCAAAAGTCACGCCGAGATCCGCATTCAACTCGGGGACCGCCTGACCCGCGGCCTGGGCGCCGGAGCGGACCCCGAGGTCGGCGAGAAGGCCGCCCTGGAGGACCGCGAACGCATCAAGGAGTACCTCGAGGGCACCGACATGCTGTTCATCACGGCCGGCATGGGCGGCGGCACCGGCACCGGCAGCGCGCCGGTCGTCGCGGAGATCGCCCGCGAGATGGGCATCCTGACGGTCGCCATCGTCACCCGGCCCTTCAAGTTCGAGGGACCCAAACGCCTGCGCGTGGCCGAGGAAGGCATCAGCAAACTCGCCGCCCGCGTGGACGGCATGATCGTCGTGAACAACGAGAAGCTGCTGACCGCCGTCGACAAGAAGGTCTCGTTCCGCGAGGCCTTCCTGATCGCCGACCGCGTCCTGTACTACGGCGTGAAGGGCATCAGCGACGTGATCAACGTCGAGGGCATGATCAACCTCGACTTCGCGGACGTCCGTAACCTGCTCGCCGGCAGCGGCACCGTCCTGATGGGCATCGGCGCCGGCCGCGGCGAGAAGGTGGCCGAGGAAGCCGCGATGAGTGCCATCCACTCGCCGCTGCTTGAACGCGGCATCGAGGGCGCGCGGCGCATCCTCGTGAACGTCACCGGCAGTTACGACCTCTCCATGACCGACGCGAACGAGATCGTCGAGAAGATCCGCGAGGCCACCGGCTTCGACGAACCCGACATCCTGTTCGGCATCACGCCCGACGAGGCCGCCGGCGACGAGGTGCGCGTCACGGTCATTGCCACCGGCTTCAACGAGGTGCCCGTCACCGTGGCCGGCGGCATGCGCGCCAGCGTGATCGACACGATCGTCAAACCCGTGCGCGGCAGCAGCTACGACCCCAAGGACTACGACATTCCCGCCTTCCTGCGCAACATCGACCAGTAA
- the ftsA gene encoding cell division protein FtsA: MKDNTIIVGLDIGTTKITTVIGEVAEGGTVDIIGEGTVNSEGMKRGSVVNLERATQAIRQSIQTAERVSGVKVESVFVSVAGNHAKAITSHGLAAIRRNQEIGQTDVDRAIENARAVPLDPNLEIIHTLPQEYVVDGQEGIKNPVGMHGVRLEVDVHIVAGTAGPLLNLRRCVQEAGLHVEGFALHALASGLATLEAAEQSQTVIVVDMGGGTTDVAVFKRGNLAHSACIPIGGEHVTADLAQILKIPMEEAENVKRRYGAALPELADQDLTLEITTSSGSTHAITAFELSRIIKPRMSEIFGMIRDEIDQTLGPVELVAQGVILTGGAALLRGTPELARDRFRLPVRVGRPRGIGGLTDIVAAPGFAAGVGLVLYGIGEDGKVPASIYTHRGEEPRGSVPPAPQSVPGPADLPAPTPVAPPAPKPEAKPTQNLAERIRGWFKDWM, translated from the coding sequence ATGAAAGACAACACCATCATTGTGGGCCTGGACATCGGCACCACGAAAATCACGACCGTGATCGGCGAGGTCGCCGAGGGCGGCACCGTCGACATCATCGGCGAGGGCACCGTGAACAGCGAGGGCATGAAACGCGGCAGCGTCGTGAACCTCGAGCGGGCCACTCAGGCCATCCGTCAGTCCATCCAGACCGCCGAGCGCGTGAGCGGCGTGAAAGTCGAGAGCGTGTTCGTCAGCGTGGCCGGCAACCACGCCAAGGCCATCACCAGCCACGGCCTCGCCGCCATCCGCCGCAACCAGGAGATCGGGCAGACCGACGTGGACCGCGCCATCGAGAACGCCCGCGCCGTGCCGCTCGACCCGAACCTCGAGATCATTCACACCCTCCCGCAGGAGTACGTCGTGGACGGCCAGGAGGGCATCAAGAACCCGGTCGGCATGCACGGCGTCCGCCTGGAAGTCGACGTGCACATCGTCGCCGGGACCGCCGGTCCGCTGCTGAACCTGCGCCGCTGCGTTCAGGAGGCCGGACTGCACGTCGAGGGCTTCGCGCTGCACGCCCTCGCCAGCGGCCTCGCCACCCTGGAGGCCGCCGAGCAGAGCCAGACGGTGATCGTGGTGGACATGGGCGGCGGCACCACCGACGTGGCCGTCTTCAAACGCGGCAACCTCGCCCACTCCGCCTGCATTCCCATCGGTGGCGAGCACGTCACGGCCGACCTCGCGCAGATCCTTAAGATCCCTATGGAGGAGGCCGAGAACGTCAAGCGCCGCTACGGCGCGGCCCTGCCGGAACTCGCGGACCAGGACCTGACGCTGGAGATCACCACGTCGTCCGGCAGCACCCACGCCATCACCGCCTTCGAACTGTCCCGCATCATCAAGCCGCGCATGTCCGAGATCTTCGGCATGATCCGCGACGAGATCGACCAGACGCTCGGCCCGGTGGAACTCGTCGCGCAGGGCGTGATCCTGACCGGCGGCGCAGCCCTGCTGCGCGGCACGCCGGAACTTGCCCGCGACCGCTTCCGCCTGCCGGTGCGGGTGGGCCGGCCGCGCGGCATCGGCGGCCTGACCGACATCGTCGCCGCGCCCGGCTTTGCGGCCGGCGTGGGCCTGGTGCTGTACGGCATCGGCGAGGACGGCAAGGTCCCGGCGTCCATCTACACGCACCGCGGCGAGGAGCCGCGCGGCAGCGTGCCCCCGGCCCCCCAGTCGGTCCCCGGTCCGGCGGACCTGCCGGCCCCCACCCCGGTCGCCCCGCCCGCCCCGAAACCCGAGGCGAAACCGACGCAGAATCTGGCCGAGCGGATCCGCGGGTGGTTCAAGGACTGGATGTAA